CCGCTTCTACTCCCAACAGCTGGGCCTGGACATGGAAATGCTGGTCGTGGGCGACTACGGCTACCCCATCATCATCTTCCCGACTTCCAACGGCCGCTATTACGAGGCCAAGGATTTTCACCTCGTCGACTCCGTCCGCTGGTTTGTTGAAAACCGCCTCATCAAGCTTTTTTGCATCGACAGCGGCGACAAGTGGAGCTGGTATGCCAAGCACCTGCACCCCGGTACCCGCGTGCACAACCACGGCCTCTACGACCGCATGGTGAGCGAGGAGCTGGTGCCCCGCATCCAGCACGAGTGCCAGGTCGATAAGGTGGGCGTAGCGGGCTGCTCGCTAGGGGGTTATCAGGCATTGAACTTCGCTTTCCGCCACCCCAATCAGGTCGCACACCTGTTCTCGATGGGCGCAGCTTTCGACATCAAGATGTTTCTGGACGGGCACTACGACGAGCAAGCGTATTTCCACAACCCGCCCGACTACATGCCTGCTGCTCAAGACGATAACTTTTACAAGATGAACATCATTCTGGGCACCGCCGAGCACGATTTCTGCAAGGACGCGAATTACCGAATGTCGGAAATTCTATCGCGCAAGGGGATTCCGCATCGCCTCGATGTGCGCCCCCACGGTACCCACGACTGGCCCGTGTGGCGCGAAATGTTCCCCGAATACGTCTCTACTATCTTTTAGCCAGCCATTTGCGTACACGCTACCGAGGCTAGCTTACTTTTTAACACCTTAGCAGCTAAAAACAGCTTTTCCCCATGAAAAAAATCGGCATCTTGTTCGGCCA
The genomic region above belongs to Hymenobacter sp. BRD128 and contains:
- a CDS encoding esterase family protein; translated protein: MHEEYRRFYSQQLGLDMEMLVVGDYGYPIIIFPTSNGRYYEAKDFHLVDSVRWFVENRLIKLFCIDSGDKWSWYAKHLHPGTRVHNHGLYDRMVSEELVPRIQHECQVDKVGVAGCSLGGYQALNFAFRHPNQVAHLFSMGAAFDIKMFLDGHYDEQAYFHNPPDYMPAAQDDNFYKMNIILGTAEHDFCKDANYRMSEILSRKGIPHRLDVRPHGTHDWPVWREMFPEYVSTIF